In Nymphaea colorata isolate Beijing-Zhang1983 unplaced genomic scaffold, ASM883128v2 scaffold0352, whole genome shotgun sequence, the sequence gttgaagttccAATGATTTTGGCATCTCACCGtaaagcttgttatgggaaaggtaAACAGTGTCAAGATTTAgtatgtgatcaagttgttcagcaATGTTACCATCAAATGAGTTtttggagagattcaaatattctagCATTTGGAGCCTTGATAAGGACACAGGCAGCTCTCCGCTCAATTGATTCACAAAGAAATCCATTTTGTCCACCACAACCAAATTTCCCACATCTGAAGGCAGCTCACCAGTGAAAAagttgtcttgcaagtaaagccatatcaaattcttcaactcacaaagggcAAGAGGGATTCCTGATgagaaattgtttgaatttaaatacaactCCCGCAGATTCGTGGGATTGTTTATAGAGGTCAAGATTGGCCCACTGAGTGCATTCATCTCCAAATAGAGATTAGACATGCGAACCAACTGGTAAAGTGAGTCTGGAATtgaaccttctaatgcattgccaGAAAGACCTAACtcctgtaacctgttcattgatcctatatttggtggaatgagcccatttatttt encodes:
- the LOC116244865 gene encoding LRR receptor-like serine/threonine-protein kinase GSO1 — protein: MNRLQELGLSGNALEGSIPDSLYQLVRMSNLYLEMNALSGPILTSINNPTNLRELYLNSNNFSSGIPLALCELKNLIWLYLQDNFFTGELPSDVGNLVVVDKMDFFVNQLSGELPVSLSRLQMLEYLNLSKNSFDGNIAEQLDHILNLDTVYLSHNKLYGEMPKSLELQHIQVSTKADVYSYGILLLEVFTTRNPTNERLDGDFTLRQWVAESFPLAI